The following are from one region of the Moritella sp. 24 genome:
- a CDS encoding L-threonylcarbamoyladenylate synthase, with protein sequence MSQFFYVHPDNPQARLISQAVAILRNGGVIIYPTDSGYALGCHIGDKTALERICQIRKLDKEHNFTLLCRDLSELSLYARVDNQAYRALKNNTPGPFTFIFKGTKEVPRRLVNPKRKTIGIRVPDNNIALALLEALGEPMMSTSLILPGNEGAEFDPEEIRDRLENQVDLIINGGYLGEQATTVIDYSEGDAVILRQGAGDASAFV encoded by the coding sequence ATGAGTCAATTTTTCTATGTGCATCCTGATAACCCGCAGGCTCGCCTAATTAGTCAAGCTGTTGCGATTTTACGCAATGGTGGTGTGATCATTTATCCAACCGATTCTGGCTATGCCCTTGGTTGTCATATTGGTGATAAAACTGCGTTAGAGCGTATTTGTCAAATTCGTAAGTTAGATAAAGAACATAACTTTACCTTGTTGTGTCGTGACTTATCTGAATTATCATTATATGCACGTGTTGATAATCAGGCGTATCGCGCGCTTAAAAATAATACCCCAGGTCCGTTTACGTTTATCTTTAAAGGTACAAAAGAAGTGCCTCGTCGTTTAGTGAATCCAAAGCGTAAAACGATTGGTATTCGTGTACCTGATAATAATATTGCCCTAGCATTATTAGAAGCACTGGGTGAGCCTATGATGTCGACATCATTAATCTTACCGGGTAATGAAGGCGCAGAGTTTGATCCTGAAGAGATCCGTGACCGTCTTGAAAACCAAGTTGACCTGATTATTAATGGTGGTTACTTAGGTGAGCAAGCGACAACCGTGATTGATTATTCAGAAGGTGATGCTGTCATTCTTCGTCAAGGTGCCGGTGATGCATCCGCTTTTGTGTAA
- the trpB gene encoding tryptophan synthase subunit beta: MAKLNAFFGEFGGQYVSQILIPALDQLEDAFIDSQNDPEFEAEFQQLLNEYAGRPTPLTLCRNITKGSKTKIYLKREDLLHGGAHKTNQVLGQALLAKRMGKTEIIAETGAGQHGTASALACALLGLKCRIYMGVKDMERQKPNVFRMKLMGAEVIGVDSGAGTLKDACNEALRDWSANYENAHYLLGTAAGPHPFPTIVREFQKMIGEEAKQQILKAEGRLPDAVIACVGGGSNAIGMFNDFIEEESVKLYGVEPAGKGIASGEHGAPIAEGTNGIFFGMHSLLMQDTYGQIQESYSVSAGLDFPSVGPQHAHLYTSGRAEYPSVTDEEALASFQLLSSQEGIIPALESSHALAYAIQMMKQDMDKEQILVVNLSGRGDKDIFTVADILEGEGAL, from the coding sequence ATGGCAAAACTTAATGCCTTTTTTGGCGAATTCGGCGGCCAATACGTATCGCAAATCTTAATACCTGCATTAGATCAATTAGAAGATGCATTTATCGATTCACAAAATGATCCTGAATTTGAAGCAGAATTTCAACAGCTATTAAATGAATACGCAGGCCGTCCAACACCGTTGACGTTATGCCGTAACATTACTAAAGGCTCAAAAACAAAAATTTACCTAAAGCGTGAAGATCTATTACACGGTGGTGCGCACAAAACTAACCAAGTACTTGGTCAAGCACTGCTGGCTAAACGCATGGGTAAAACAGAGATCATCGCTGAAACAGGCGCAGGTCAACACGGTACTGCATCAGCGCTAGCGTGTGCGTTGCTGGGTCTAAAATGTCGCATCTACATGGGTGTAAAAGACATGGAACGCCAAAAGCCAAACGTATTCCGCATGAAGTTAATGGGTGCTGAAGTTATTGGCGTTGATTCAGGTGCGGGTACATTAAAAGATGCCTGCAATGAAGCATTACGCGACTGGTCTGCAAACTACGAAAATGCCCATTACCTATTGGGTACTGCGGCAGGTCCTCACCCATTCCCAACGATTGTGCGTGAATTCCAAAAAATGATTGGTGAAGAAGCGAAACAACAAATCTTAAAAGCAGAAGGTCGCTTACCCGATGCAGTGATTGCGTGTGTTGGCGGTGGTTCGAACGCGATTGGTATGTTCAACGACTTTATCGAAGAAGAAAGCGTAAAACTGTACGGTGTTGAACCTGCAGGTAAAGGCATTGCTTCTGGTGAACATGGCGCGCCAATTGCTGAAGGTACTAATGGTATTTTCTTTGGCATGCACTCACTATTGATGCAAGATACCTACGGTCAGATCCAAGAGTCATACTCTGTATCTGCGGGACTTGATTTCCCATCGGTGGGCCCTCAGCATGCACACTTGTATACATCTGGTCGCGCTGAATATCCTTCTGTAACCGATGAAGAAGCACTGGCGTCATTCCAGTTATTATCATCACAAGAAGGGATCATCCCTGCGCTAGAATCATCTCATGCATTAGCTTATGCAATACAGATGATGAAGCAGGATATGGATAAAGAACAAATTTTAGTGGTTAACTTATCAGGACGTGGCGATAAAGATATCTTCACCGTTGCCGATATTCTTGAAGGTGAAGGAGCATTATAA
- a CDS encoding aminodeoxychorismate/anthranilate synthase component II produces the protein MSNTLFLLDNFDSFTYNLVDQFRSLGHDVKIYRNSISAEAIKQQIDQCENNPIVVLSPGPGNPSEAGCLLELIRLCRGQYPMIGICLGHQALVQQYGGVVGRAEEIMHGKASAINHDGKLMFAGLSQPLPVARYHSLVATQVPSSLTVNAEFNGMPMAIIQPEDKVIGFQFHPESILTSEGAELLKNTLAWATA, from the coding sequence ATGAGCAATACTTTATTTTTACTAGACAATTTTGACTCTTTTACTTACAACCTAGTGGATCAATTCCGCAGCCTAGGCCATGACGTTAAAATTTACCGTAACAGCATTAGTGCCGAAGCGATTAAACAGCAAATTGACCAATGTGAAAACAACCCTATTGTCGTGCTTTCACCTGGCCCAGGAAACCCTTCTGAAGCGGGTTGTTTGCTGGAACTAATTCGTTTATGCCGAGGTCAATATCCAATGATTGGCATTTGTTTAGGCCACCAAGCCTTAGTACAACAATATGGCGGCGTTGTTGGTCGCGCAGAAGAAATCATGCACGGAAAGGCATCTGCAATTAACCATGACGGTAAACTGATGTTTGCTGGTTTAAGTCAGCCGCTACCTGTGGCACGCTATCATTCATTAGTCGCAACGCAAGTACCAAGCAGTTTGACCGTGAACGCCGAGTTTAACGGTATGCCTATGGCCATTATTCAGCCTGAAGATAAAGTAATTGGATTTCAATTTCACCCAGAATCAATATTAACCAGTGAAGGCGCTGAGCTGTTAAAAAACACCCTAGCATGGGCAACAGCGTAA
- a CDS encoding ScpA family protein, with the protein MVESSSAIAKVNGELLRKVPKDLFIPPDALSVFLDAFEGPLDLLLYLIKKQKLDILQLPMQKITAQYMEYVDLMTTLKIELAGEYLVMAALLAEIKSRLLLPKLVVTEEELDDPRLVLIRQLQEYEIFKNAAENLDEHPRIQRDIFVANAMLPENITETPLLAEVSLRDLAYNLQKLLKKAEHFEHHQIQREVLTTREKMSHILALLQDGKVRTFHQVIDLEEGRRGIVVSFLAILELLKESLISLIQNNFLGEIYLSLAE; encoded by the coding sequence GTGGTAGAGTCTAGTAGTGCGATTGCCAAGGTTAACGGTGAACTATTACGCAAAGTACCAAAGGATTTGTTTATCCCGCCAGATGCGTTAAGTGTATTCTTAGACGCATTTGAAGGACCGTTAGATTTATTACTGTATTTAATTAAAAAGCAAAAACTCGATATTTTGCAATTACCTATGCAAAAGATCACTGCGCAGTACATGGAATACGTGGACTTGATGACCACGTTAAAAATTGAGCTTGCGGGTGAATACTTGGTGATGGCAGCATTATTAGCCGAAATTAAATCACGGTTACTATTACCAAAGCTAGTGGTTACAGAAGAAGAGCTAGACGATCCACGTTTAGTGCTTATCCGTCAGTTGCAAGAATATGAAATATTTAAGAATGCGGCAGAAAATTTGGATGAGCATCCTCGAATTCAGCGTGATATTTTTGTTGCTAATGCAATGCTACCAGAAAATATTACCGAAACCCCATTATTAGCAGAAGTATCTCTGCGAGACTTGGCGTATAATCTGCAAAAATTACTCAAGAAAGCTGAGCATTTCGAGCATCATCAAATTCAACGTGAAGTATTAACGACGCGTGAGAAAATGAGCCATATTCTAGCGTTATTGCAAGATGGTAAAGTGCGTACCTTTCATCAAGTGATCGATCTTGAAGAGGGGCGACGTGGTATTGTTGTGAGTTTTCTCGCGATCCTTGAGTTATTGAAAGAGTCTTTAATTAGTCTTATCCAGAATAATTTCTTGGGTGAGATATACTTAAGTTTAGCTGAATAA
- a CDS encoding PHP domain-containing protein, with product MIYDLHSHTTASDGSLSPAELVQRAVENRVDVLAITDHDTIDGLQEGHDTIAELSLPLTLVNGVEVSTNWQNHEIHVVGLNVDITNPELQAFLADQRNKREERAIEMGNRLAKARIPNAYEGAKALAGDASITRSHFAKYLVEQGIENTFQNVFKRFLAKGKTGYVPPNWATIEQTIEIIHQSGGQAVLAHPLQYKLSTKWFKRLLAAFQEAGGDAMEVGQPQQGINERILLASYSRDYALLGSVGSDFHRPSSWTELGRNLYIPKDCTAVWSSWPEAKE from the coding sequence ATGATTTACGATCTACATTCTCATACCACAGCTTCTGACGGTTCTTTAAGTCCAGCTGAATTAGTCCAACGTGCGGTTGAAAATCGTGTTGATGTACTGGCAATCACAGACCACGACACGATTGATGGCTTACAAGAAGGGCACGATACTATTGCAGAGCTTAGCTTACCGCTGACGCTTGTTAATGGTGTTGAAGTTTCAACGAATTGGCAAAACCATGAAATTCATGTTGTTGGCTTGAATGTCGACATTACAAATCCTGAATTACAGGCATTCTTAGCCGATCAACGTAATAAAAGGGAAGAGCGCGCAATTGAAATGGGTAACCGTTTAGCCAAAGCACGCATTCCTAACGCGTATGAAGGCGCAAAAGCACTGGCTGGTGATGCGAGTATTACCCGCAGCCATTTTGCTAAATACTTAGTTGAACAAGGTATCGAAAATACGTTTCAAAATGTATTTAAACGTTTCTTAGCCAAAGGCAAAACCGGCTATGTGCCACCCAACTGGGCAACAATTGAACAAACGATCGAAATAATTCATCAATCAGGTGGGCAAGCTGTACTGGCCCATCCGCTGCAGTATAAACTATCAACTAAATGGTTTAAAAGATTACTAGCAGCCTTCCAAGAAGCGGGTGGTGATGCCATGGAAGTGGGACAACCACAACAAGGCATTAACGAACGTATATTATTAGCAAGTTATAGCCGTGATTATGCTTTATTAGGGTCTGTTGGTTCTGATTTTCATCGACCAAGCAGCTGGACTGAATTAGGTCGAAATTTATATATTCCCAAAGACTGTACCGCAGTGTGGTCGTCTTGGCCTGAAGCTAAGGAGTAA
- a CDS encoding anthranilate synthase component 1: MTQLLAPGKLHSIQQDCPHIDDPLAFYRHMYRPSGNSLLLESADIVTKTALQSLILLDAAVKIACFGRTVEFTALTLNGENVLPFLADEFKTQLGSDAITSLSQNALSLTFAPTDDSLDEDSRLQSSSPFDALRTIINRVMPETPFHEALFLGGCFAYDMIASVEELPNVPDGANICPDFVFYIAETLIVIDRQTQQSKLIGSVFGGEHFAKALTETEAKLARIQTECTTVLTANSVIKTADLTLSVDISDSEFCATVEDLKDYIRKGDIFQVVPSRCFNLPCPDSLAAYEKLKQTNASPYMFYLNDSDFVLFGASPESALKYDAQSNDVEIYPIAGTRRRGFRADGSICPDLDGRIELELRQDKKETAEHIMLVDLARNDVARISQPGTRYVANLLNVDRYSYVMHLVSRVKGKLRNDLDALHAYQACMNMGTLVGAPKIRAAELVRQVEQQRRGSYGGAVGYLTGDGTMDTCIVIRSAFVKDDTAYVQAGAGVVYDSNPQSEADETRSKAAAVLNAVALAQGSSLAAIMAAEANSNTTNSTK, encoded by the coding sequence ATGACGCAATTATTAGCGCCAGGTAAATTACATTCGATTCAGCAAGATTGTCCTCATATTGACGATCCTCTTGCATTCTATCGCCACATGTATCGCCCAAGCGGTAACAGTCTATTATTAGAATCGGCAGACATCGTCACCAAAACGGCATTACAAAGTTTAATCTTGCTTGATGCCGCCGTTAAGATTGCCTGTTTTGGCAGAACCGTGGAGTTCACCGCATTAACCCTGAATGGCGAAAATGTACTCCCCTTTTTAGCCGATGAATTTAAAACCCAACTTGGTAGCGATGCTATCACCTCTCTGAGCCAAAACGCATTATCCTTAACATTTGCACCAACCGATGACAGTCTTGATGAAGATTCACGCTTACAGTCATCATCACCTTTCGATGCACTGCGTACTATCATCAATCGCGTTATGCCAGAAACACCATTCCATGAAGCATTATTTCTCGGTGGCTGTTTTGCCTATGACATGATCGCGAGTGTTGAAGAATTACCAAACGTGCCAGATGGCGCCAACATCTGCCCTGATTTTGTTTTCTATATTGCTGAAACCTTAATTGTGATTGACCGTCAAACCCAACAATCAAAATTAATCGGTAGTGTTTTTGGTGGCGAGCATTTCGCTAAAGCGCTCACTGAAACAGAAGCGAAATTAGCTCGAATTCAAACAGAATGCACCACCGTTTTAACCGCTAACTCAGTAATTAAAACCGCAGACCTAACACTCAGCGTCGATATTAGCGATAGTGAATTCTGTGCCACAGTAGAAGATTTAAAAGACTACATTCGTAAAGGTGACATCTTCCAAGTTGTACCGTCACGTTGCTTTAACTTGCCTTGCCCAGATTCATTAGCGGCTTATGAAAAGCTCAAGCAGACTAACGCAAGCCCGTATATGTTCTACCTGAACGATTCAGACTTCGTGCTATTTGGTGCATCACCAGAAAGTGCATTGAAATACGATGCACAAAGCAATGACGTTGAAATTTATCCTATTGCAGGTACACGTCGTCGTGGTTTCCGTGCCGATGGTTCAATCTGTCCTGATTTAGATGGTCGTATCGAATTAGAATTACGCCAAGACAAAAAAGAAACCGCTGAACATATTATGTTAGTTGATTTAGCCCGTAATGACGTAGCACGTATTAGCCAACCCGGTACACGTTATGTAGCCAACCTATTAAACGTTGACCGCTACAGTTACGTGATGCATTTAGTGTCTCGTGTAAAAGGTAAACTGCGTAACGATCTTGATGCTTTACATGCTTATCAGGCCTGTATGAATATGGGTACGTTAGTAGGTGCACCAAAAATTCGCGCAGCTGAACTCGTTCGTCAAGTTGAACAGCAACGCCGTGGTAGTTATGGTGGTGCTGTGGGTTACCTTACTGGTGATGGCACGATGGATACTTGTATTGTTATTCGCTCTGCGTTTGTAAAAGACGACACTGCTTACGTACAAGCAGGTGCTGGCGTTGTTTACGATTCAAACCCACAATCTGAAGCAGATGAAACGCGCAGTAAAGCAGCCGCAGTATTAAATGCAGTGGCACTCGCACAGGGCTCGTCATTAGCAGCAATAATGGCAGCAGAAGCTAATTCAAACACAACTAACAGCACTAAGTAA
- the trpD gene encoding anthranilate phosphoribosyltransferase, with amino-acid sequence MEQVIINILDKLYANQVLTTEESEVLFTQVVQGEMDPIVLSSALTALKIRGEQPDEIAGAAQALLAAATPFPTVDELHADCCGTGGDNMNTINISTTAAFVAAACGLKMAKHGNRSVSSKSGSSDLLEAFGINLTQTPEQAKACLDELGICFLFAPQYHAGIRHAMPVRQTLKTRTIFNVLGPLLNPTRPQVQLMGVYDESLIRPIAETMDKLGVQRALVVHGSGLDEVALHGETKVAELNRGMITEFTLSPEDFGVERYDVSELRGGDAAENKVIIERLLSGHGTAAQQAAVAINVSALLVVAEIAEDFKQGTALAMAAINDGRALALINQLAAKSQQA; translated from the coding sequence ATGGAACAAGTTATTATAAATATTTTAGATAAGTTATACGCAAACCAAGTACTGACAACCGAAGAATCAGAAGTACTTTTTACCCAAGTAGTACAAGGTGAAATGGATCCAATCGTACTTTCATCTGCGTTAACGGCACTCAAAATACGTGGTGAACAACCGGATGAAATTGCTGGTGCTGCACAAGCATTACTGGCTGCGGCAACCCCTTTCCCAACAGTTGATGAGCTACATGCCGACTGTTGTGGTACGGGTGGTGACAACATGAATACCATCAACATTTCAACAACCGCAGCATTTGTTGCCGCAGCTTGTGGATTGAAAATGGCAAAACATGGCAACCGCAGTGTATCAAGCAAATCAGGTTCGTCAGACTTGCTTGAAGCGTTTGGCATTAACTTAACTCAAACACCCGAGCAAGCAAAAGCCTGCCTTGATGAATTAGGCATCTGCTTTTTGTTCGCACCACAATACCACGCCGGTATTCGCCATGCGATGCCTGTACGCCAGACACTAAAAACACGCACCATCTTTAATGTATTAGGCCCGCTACTCAACCCGACTCGTCCACAAGTACAGTTAATGGGTGTGTATGATGAAAGCCTCATTCGTCCAATTGCTGAAACAATGGATAAACTGGGCGTACAACGTGCATTAGTCGTTCACGGCAGTGGTTTAGACGAAGTAGCACTGCACGGTGAAACAAAAGTTGCCGAGCTTAATAGAGGCATGATCACCGAGTTCACATTAAGTCCAGAAGACTTTGGTGTGGAACGCTATGATGTCAGCGAACTACGCGGTGGTGATGCAGCAGAAAACAAAGTTATTATCGAACGCTTGCTATCAGGCCACGGCACTGCAGCACAACAAGCAGCGGTTGCAATTAACGTGTCAGCATTATTAGTTGTAGCAGAAATAGCAGAAGACTTTAAACAAGGTACAGCATTAGCCATGGCCGCAATTAACGATGGTCGAGCATTAGCCTTGATTAACCAACTAGCAGCCAAAAGTCAGCAAGCTTAG
- the rluB gene encoding 23S rRNA pseudouridine(2605) synthase RluB yields MSEKLQKVLARAGLGSRREMEAVIVEGRVSVNGDIVTLGSRVEETDKVRFDGNPVQIITEEENVCRILAYHKPEGELCTRKDPEGRKTVFDRLPPLKGGRWIAIGRLDINTSGLLLFTTDGELANRLMHPSHEVEREYSCRIFGEVTPKIIQNLRMGVELEDGPAKFQKIKGVAAGTGGEGLNQWYNVLLSEGRNREVRRLWESQGIQVSRLIRIRYGSLVLDRRLPRGGWSELALDEINYLRAIVSLAPETTARNLDRKETRIRQGRIRRSLKNNEARQKSGRLGKEIEETNEPRGKGRTKPAGSGVPLHGKKRPTKQRSPKKGPVKKRTRI; encoded by the coding sequence ATGAGTGAAAAGCTACAGAAAGTACTAGCACGTGCTGGTTTAGGTTCCCGTCGTGAGATGGAAGCTGTGATCGTTGAAGGCCGTGTCAGCGTTAATGGTGACATTGTGACATTAGGTAGCCGTGTTGAAGAAACGGACAAAGTGCGTTTTGACGGTAACCCAGTTCAAATAATCACAGAAGAAGAAAACGTATGTCGTATTCTTGCGTACCATAAACCTGAAGGTGAGTTATGTACACGTAAAGATCCAGAAGGTCGTAAGACAGTATTTGACCGTCTACCACCACTAAAAGGTGGCCGTTGGATCGCGATTGGTCGTCTAGATATCAACACATCTGGTCTACTATTGTTTACTACAGATGGTGAACTTGCTAACCGCCTAATGCACCCAAGCCACGAAGTTGAACGTGAATACTCTTGTCGTATTTTTGGTGAAGTAACGCCAAAAATCATTCAAAACTTGCGTATGGGTGTTGAATTAGAAGATGGTCCTGCAAAATTCCAAAAAATTAAAGGTGTTGCTGCCGGTACTGGTGGTGAAGGTCTTAACCAATGGTACAATGTATTATTGAGTGAAGGTCGTAACCGTGAAGTTCGTCGTTTATGGGAATCTCAAGGTATTCAGGTAAGTCGTCTTATCCGTATCCGTTATGGTTCTTTAGTACTTGATCGCCGTTTACCACGTGGTGGTTGGTCGGAACTTGCACTTGATGAGATTAACTACTTACGCGCAATCGTTTCACTAGCACCAGAAACAACTGCACGTAACTTAGATCGTAAAGAAACACGTATTCGTCAAGGTCGTATCCGCCGTTCATTGAAAAACAATGAAGCACGTCAAAAGTCGGGTAGACTAGGTAAAGAAATTGAAGAAACCAATGAACCTCGCGGTAAAGGTCGTACTAAGCCTGCTGGTTCTGGTGTGCCACTTCATGGTAAGAAACGCCCAACTAAACAGCGTAGTCCTAAAAAAGGTCCAGTGAAGAAGCGTACTCGTATCTAA
- the trpCF gene encoding bifunctional indole-3-glycerol-phosphate synthase TrpC/phosphoribosylanthranilate isomerase TrpF, giving the protein MLTQELQQTILGNIVDDKVTWVATRKASQPLASFIAELEPTDRDFYAALSGKPTKFILECKKASPSKGLIRPEFDLDLIAGVYKNYAAAVSVLTDEKYFQGDFEYVTKVRSIVTQPVICKDFIIDEYQIYLARLHQADATLLMLSVLDDAEYIALAKVAHSLNMGVLTEVSNEEELVRAIALDAKVIGINNRDLRDLSIDLNRTKVIAPQIPSDRIIISESGIYNNQQVRDLANYANGFLVGSSLMSQDNVDLACRRLILGDNKVCGLTRPEDAKAVYEQGAIYGGLIFAPKSPRCVNLATAQDVIAAAPLAYVGVFVDEQVYLVAQLANHLGLAAVQLHGSEDESYIEMLKVLLDNDTQVWKAHGVNEQAPNLTQTKVDRHLVDSKIAGQSGGTGQTFDWSLLTPEDCSQIMLAGGLTPDNVQDAAKLGCLGLDLNSGLESAPGIKDTNKIIAAFSALRHY; this is encoded by the coding sequence ATGTTAACGCAAGAGTTACAGCAAACCATTCTCGGAAATATTGTAGACGATAAAGTGACTTGGGTTGCTACGCGTAAAGCTAGCCAACCACTAGCGAGTTTTATTGCTGAACTAGAACCAACAGATCGTGATTTTTATGCCGCACTGTCCGGTAAACCAACCAAGTTTATTTTGGAATGTAAAAAAGCATCACCATCAAAAGGCTTAATCCGCCCTGAATTTGATTTAGATTTGATTGCGGGTGTTTACAAAAATTATGCAGCAGCCGTTTCTGTACTCACGGATGAAAAATACTTCCAAGGTGATTTTGAATACGTTACTAAAGTACGTAGCATCGTCACTCAACCCGTCATTTGTAAAGACTTCATCATTGATGAATACCAGATTTACTTAGCGCGTTTACACCAAGCAGATGCAACATTATTGATGCTTTCTGTACTTGATGATGCGGAATACATTGCGCTAGCAAAAGTCGCTCATAGCTTAAACATGGGTGTACTAACAGAAGTCAGTAACGAAGAAGAATTAGTACGCGCGATTGCATTAGACGCGAAAGTGATTGGTATTAATAACCGCGATCTGCGTGACCTGTCTATTGACTTGAATCGAACGAAAGTCATTGCACCGCAAATACCAAGTGATCGCATTATCATTTCAGAATCTGGCATTTACAACAATCAGCAAGTTCGCGATTTAGCCAACTACGCAAACGGCTTCTTAGTGGGCAGTTCATTAATGTCACAGGACAATGTCGATTTAGCTTGCCGTCGTTTGATTTTAGGTGACAATAAAGTCTGCGGTCTGACCCGTCCTGAAGATGCGAAAGCGGTATATGAACAAGGCGCGATATATGGCGGCCTTATCTTTGCACCAAAGTCTCCGCGTTGTGTTAACTTAGCAACAGCGCAAGACGTAATCGCTGCAGCGCCATTGGCTTATGTGGGTGTATTTGTGGACGAACAAGTATACCTTGTGGCTCAGCTAGCGAACCATTTAGGTTTAGCCGCTGTACAATTACACGGTAGCGAAGACGAAAGTTACATTGAGATGCTAAAAGTCTTACTCGACAACGATACTCAAGTTTGGAAAGCGCACGGGGTTAACGAACAAGCTCCTAACTTAACTCAGACCAAAGTTGATCGTCATTTAGTTGATAGCAAAATTGCGGGCCAATCAGGTGGTACAGGACAGACATTTGATTGGTCATTACTAACGCCTGAAGATTGCAGCCAAATCATGCTGGCAGGTGGATTAACGCCTGACAACGTACAAGACGCTGCAAAACTTGGTTGCTTAGGGCTAGATCTAAACTCAGGATTAGAATCAGCACCCGGTATTAAAGATACAAACAAAATTATCGCGGCATTTAGCGCGCTTAGACATTATTAA
- the scpB gene encoding SMC-Scp complex subunit ScpB, producing MNTTPYKQIIEAAIFVAKKPLSLAALCRNVLGDEDLSRQQVVEYIAEISADYQGKGIELVEVASGYRFQARSHLTPWLQRMLQDKPPKYSRATLETLALIAYRQPVSRGDIEAVRGVAVSSQTIHTLEEREWIKVIGRKEVPGRPALYATTTQFLDYFGIKSIQELPPLDEALLAKLAAMDEETVLDI from the coding sequence GTGAATACAACACCTTATAAACAGATTATTGAAGCGGCTATTTTTGTTGCCAAGAAACCGTTATCATTAGCGGCTTTATGTCGTAATGTACTTGGTGATGAAGATTTATCGCGTCAGCAAGTCGTCGAATATATTGCCGAGATAAGCGCAGATTATCAAGGTAAAGGCATTGAGCTGGTGGAAGTTGCCAGTGGTTATCGGTTCCAAGCAAGGTCGCACTTGACTCCTTGGTTACAGCGTATGTTGCAAGATAAGCCACCGAAATATTCGCGCGCGACATTAGAAACATTAGCACTGATTGCTTATCGTCAACCCGTTAGTCGGGGCGATATTGAAGCAGTTCGTGGCGTTGCTGTCAGCAGCCAAACTATCCATACGCTTGAAGAGCGAGAGTGGATAAAAGTGATTGGCCGTAAAGAAGTACCGGGACGTCCGGCTTTATATGCGACAACAACGCAATTTTTGGATTACTTTGGGATTAAAAGTATTCAAGAATTACCCCCATTGGATGAAGCGTTATTGGCTAAATTAGCCGCCATGGACGAAGAAACTGTATTAGATATCTAA